From the genome of Haloferax sp. Atlit-12N:
CGATGACGACGCTGGCGAAGAAGATGCTCACCACGTACTCCTCGGGGTTCACGTCGCCCGTGACGAGCGTCAGGAGCGCCGTCGAAAACGCAGAGGGCGCTTCCACGTCGAGGAGCCACGTCGTGACGCCCGCGAGGAAGATGGCGAGCGCCGCCGACGACGGGTGGACGAGCGCGGTCCCGGCCGGGTCGTACGCCCACCCGGTGAACCCGACGGCGACGAGGCCGCAGAGCGCGCCGACCGTGAGGGCGACGACGAACTTCACGGGCGAGGCGTACCGCCCCTCGGGGTCCGAAAACAGCGTGTACGACCCCGACGCGAGCGGCGGGAACAGCAGGAACGAGAGCGTGCTGACCGAGTTGGAGATGAACGTCACCCCGGCGATGAGCACGGGGATGATGAAGAGAATCGAGAGGTGAAGCAGGTTGTTCGTGTTCTCTATCCAGCGACCGAACGCCACCATCTCGCGCCGCTCTATCCGGCGGATTCGGGCTCGGAGCGCGCCGACGCGGGCGACCGCTCGGGCCGCGAGATGGCGGAGGTCCACGCTCGTCTACGCGAGGTCGGTGACGGCGTCGAGCGTGATGGAGATGGCGCGCTCGACGTTGTTCTTCGCCTTCTCGGGGAGTTCCTCGTCGGAGTCGGCCCCCTTCTGCGTTCCGGCGACGAGGTTGCCGTCGACCGTGCAGATGGCCCCGGCGCGGAGGCCCTTCCGGCGGGCGAGCGAGAACACCGTGGCGGCCTCCATCTCGATGGCGAGCAGGCCGGCGGCGTTCCAGTCGTCGACGTACTCGTCGGACTCGTTGTAGAACGCGTCGTCGGAGACGATGGGGCCGACGTGGACGTCCTCGTCGTTGGCCTCCGCCGAGTCGACGAGCGACGTGAGCACGTCGTAGTCGGGGACGGCCGGGTAGACCTCGGACTCGTAGCGCTTCGAGGTGCCCTCCTCTTTGGCCGCGCCCGTGGCGACAATCATGTCGCCGACTTCGATGTCTTCCTGCAGCGCGCCGATGGTGCCGACGCGGATGAACGTCTCCACGCCGACGCGGGAGAGTTCCTCGATGGCGATGGCCGCCGAGGGACAGCCGATGCCGGTCGAGGAGATGGTGAGCGGGACGCCCTCGTACTCGGCGTTGACGACCTTGTACTCGCGGTTCTGCGCGACTTCCTCGACGTTCTCGCACTGCTTTGCGATGCGGTCGACGCGTCCGGGGTCACCGGGGATGAGCGCGATGTCGTTCACGTCGCCTTCTTCGACGAGGAGATGGGGCTGTTTCGCCATGTTCCGACCCACTCGGGTCGCGGGCAAAAACGACGCGGTTCGACCGGGGGCGGCAGCGGTCGACTCGACTGAGCGGCCGACTGCCCAGCCGACCGACCGAGCCGCCGTCACGCGAACCCGGTGAAAAGCGCCGGCGCGAGGACCAACAGCGTCGCGCCGAAGACGAGCGAGGAGCGGAGCCACTGCCCGCGGACCGCCGTCGCGCGCTCCTCGTAGATGCGCCGGCCGGCGCGCGGGAGGACGAACCGGGCGAACACGACGTAGATGAACGCCACGACGACCGCCGTCGCGACGAGGTGCGACGGGAGGTCGACCCCGGCGACTCCGAGGTCCGGCGCGACGGCGTCGGTCGCGAGGTAGACGAACGCGTAGAGGACGCCGGCGAGCGCGCCGGCGGCGTGGTGGACGACGTTGGCGTCGCCGAAGCTCACCTCGTCGGGCGTCGTCCGTCGGACGACCGACGCGGCGACGTAGGCGGGGGTAAAGCCCTCGTCCTGTCGCCACATCGGGATGGCCATCACGACCG
Proteins encoded in this window:
- a CDS encoding nucleoside phosphorylase, translated to MAKQPHLLVEEGDVNDIALIPGDPGRVDRIAKQCENVEEVAQNREYKVVNAEYEGVPLTISSTGIGCPSAAIAIEELSRVGVETFIRVGTIGALQEDIEVGDMIVATGAAKEEGTSKRYESEVYPAVPDYDVLTSLVDSAEANDEDVHVGPIVSDDAFYNESDEYVDDWNAAGLLAIEMEAATVFSLARRKGLRAGAICTVDGNLVAGTQKGADSDEELPEKAKNNVERAISITLDAVTDLA